In Limanda limanda chromosome 23, fLimLim1.1, whole genome shotgun sequence, a genomic segment contains:
- the scn1lab gene encoding sodium channel, voltage-gated, type I like, alpha b isoform X6 — protein MFTILTNCAFMTLSNPPEWAKNVEYTFTGIYTFESLIKILARGFCLGKFTFLRDPWNWLDFSVILMAYITEFVNLGNVSALRTFRVLRALKTISVIPGLKTIVGALIQSVKKLSDVMILTVFCLSVFALIGLQLFMGNLRQKCVRYPFTGNATNGSNVTSDEDIFREYKNYYYLPGRRDALLCGNGSGAGLCPEGFTCMKAGRNPDYGYTSFDTFSWAFLSLFRLMTQDYWENLYQQTLRAAGKPYMIFFVLVIFLGSFYLVNLILAVVAMAYDEQNQATIEEAQQKEEEFQAMLEQLKRQQEEAQAVAAAAATESGEYGGRGGPTSESSSGTSKLSSKSAKERRNRRKKRKQREEEEERGVRKFHKSESEDSIKRSSFRFSVDANRLSYEKRCSSPNQSLLSIRGSLLSPRRNSRASLFSFRGRARDMGSENDFADDEHSTFEESDSRRGSLFLPRRLERRCSAVSQTSLGAPRVTLPANGKMHCAVDCNGVVSLVGGTSVTTSPVGLLLPEGTTTDTELKKRRFHQPSMDYLDEPVGRQRAMSVASILTNTMEELEESRQKCPPCWYRFANTCLIWDCYPEWLKIKEVVNMVVMDPFVDLAITICIVLNTLFMAMEHYPMTKEFNTVLSVGNLVFTGIFTAEMCFKIIALDPYYYFQEGWNIFDGIIVSLSLMELGLANVEGLSVLRSFRLLRVFKLAKSWPTLNMLIKIIGNSVGALGNLTLVLAIIVFIFAVVGMQLFGKSYKEFVCNISEDCKLPRWHMHDFFHSFLIVFRVLCGEWIETMWDCMEVAGQTMCLIVFMMVMVIGNLVVLNLFLALLLSSFSADNLAATDDDSEMNNLQIAVGRIQRGFAFIKSVVRQFLQSHCFGGGSKGSGLAEESKTLDDLHSNGKGNCISNHTGSLEITKEPSRVYMTEGNGRPGGGLVVGLRDTAVKYPMEECDYMSFIHNPSLTVTVPIAVGESDFENLNTEDFSSDSSDMEGSKEKLDPEPKGLSSSEGSTVDIRPPGDGVDSVELEPEESMDPEACFTEGCVSRFQCCQIDEENDNYKTWWNLRKTCFIIVEHNWFESFIIFMILLSSGALAFEDIYIEQRRTIKTMLEYSDKVFTYVFILEMLLKWVAYGFVKYFTNAWCWLDFIIVDVSLVSLVANAMGYSELTAIKSLRTLRALRPLRALSRFEGMRVVVNALLGAIPSIMNVLLVCLIFWLIFSIMGVNLFAGKYYYCVNTTSDEVFPIHIVNNKTECLNLLNDSGRWKNVKINFDNVGAGYLALLQVATFKGWMDIMYAAVDSRDVEDQPKYEVNLYMYLYFVIFIIFGSFFTLNLFIGVIIDNFNQQKKKFGGQDIFMTEEQKKYYNAMKKLGSKKPQKPIPRPANAFQGCVFDCITKQAFDIVIMILICLNMVTMMVETDDQTKEMDDILYRINMVFIILFTTESVLKMISLRHYYFTIGWNIFDFVVVILSIVGMFLSEVIEKYFVSPTLFRVIRLARIGRILRLIKGAKGIRTLLFALMMSLPALFNIGLLLFLVMFIYAIFGMSNFAYVKRESGIDDMFNFETFGNSMICLFQITTSGGWDSLLAPILNKREPDCDSRMEHPGNSYRGNCGNPSVAIFFFVSYIIICFLIVVNMYIAVILENFSVATEESAEPLSEDDFEMFYEVWERFDPGATQFMEYSKLSDFADALDPPLRMPKPNMIHLISMDLPMVSGERIHCLDILFAFTKRVLGEGGEMDVLRGQMEERFMASNPSKVSYEPITTTLRRKQEDMSAVIIQRSFRRYMICLAMKKASTLYKEKLKEGVRDPDKDVMVIGKFPENSTSDKTDMTPSTASPPSYNSVTKSDKDKYEKENREKENKGKDSKERKK, from the exons TTATCAAAATCCTGGCCAGGGGCTTCTGTCTGGGGAAGTTCACTTTCCTGCGGGACCCGTGGAACTGGCTGGATTTCAGTGTTATCCTCATGGC GTATATAACAGAGTTTGTAAACCTAGGCAATGTTTCCGCTCTGCGCACATTCAGAGTATTGCGAGCGTTGAAAACTATCTCAGTAATACCAG GCCTGAAGACCATCGTGGGCGCCCTGATCCAGTCGGTGAAGAAGCTGTCGGACGTGATGATCCTCACCGTGTTCTGCCTCAGCGTCTTCGCCCTCATCGGCCTGCAGCTCTTCATGGGCAACCTGAGGCAGAAGTGCGTGCGTTACCCGTTCACCGGCAACGCCACCAACGGCAGCAACGTGACCAGCGACGAGGACAT ATTTCGAGAAtaca aGAATTACTATTACCTCCCCGGCCGCAGGGATGCTCTGCTCTGTGGGAACGGCAGCGGTGCTGG GCTCTGCCCAGAGGGTTTCACGTGTATGAAAGCAGGTCGGAATCCAGATTACGGCTACACCAGCTTCGACACCTTCAGCTGggccttcctctctctgttccgCCTCATGACCCAGGACTACTGGGAAAACCTCTACCAGCAG ACTCTGCGTGCTGCAGGGAAACCCTACATGATCTTCTTCGTGCTGGTGATCTTCCTGGGCTCCTTCTACCTGGTCAACCTGATCCTTGCCGTGGTGGCCATGGCGTACGACGAGCAGAACCAGGCGACCATCGAGGAGGCgcagcagaaggaggaggagttccAGGCCATGCTGGAGCAACTGAagagacagcaggaggaggcacAGGC GGTTGCCGCGGCAGCCGCCACAGAGAGCGGCGAGTACGGCGGGCGGGGGGGCCCCACCTCCGAGTCCTCCTCGGGGACGTCGAAGCTGAGCTCCAAGAGCGCCAAGGAGCGACGCAACAGgcggaagaagaggaagcagagggaggaggaggaggagaggggggtgcGCAAGTTCCACAAGTCGGAGTCCGAGGACAGCATCAAGCGCTCCAGCTTCCGCTTCTCTGTGGACGCCAACCGCCTCTCCTATGAGAAGAGATGCTCCTCGCCCAACCAG tctctgctCAGTATCCGCGGGTCCCTGCTGTCTCCTCGGAGGAACAGCCGCGCCAGCCTCTTCAGCTTCCGCGGCCGGGCGCGCGACATGGGCTCGGAGAACGACTTCGCCGACGACGAGCACAGCACCTTCGAGGAGAGCGACAGCCGCCGCGGCTCCCTGTTCCTGCCGCGCCGCCTCGAGCGCCGCTGCAGCGCCGTCAGCCAGACGAGCCTCGGGGCGCCGCGGGTCACGCTGCCCGCCAACGGGAAGATGCACTGCGCCGTGGACTGCAACGGCGTGGTGTCGCTGGTCGGTGGAACGTCGGTAACAACCTCTCCTGTAGGTCTCCTGCTGCCTGAG ggaACAACGACAGACACTGAGTTGAAGAAACGCAGATTTCACCAGCCGTCCATGGATTATCTGGATGAGCCGGTGGGTCGGCAGCGAGCCATGAGTGTGGCCAGTATCCTCACCAACACCATGGAAG AGCTTGAAGAGTCGAGACAGAAGTGCCCCCCCTGCTGGTATCGATTTGCCAACACCTGTCTGATCTGGGATTGTTATCCGGAGTGGCTGAAAATCAAGGAGGTGGTCAACATGGTGGTCATGGACCCATTCGTGGATCTGGCCATCACCATCTGCATCGTGCTCAACACCCTGTTCATGGCCATGGAGCATTACCCCATGACCAAGGAATTCAACACCGTGCTCTCGGTTGGAAACCTG GTGTTTACAGGCATCTTCACAGCGGAGATGTGCTTCAAGATCATCGCCCTGGATCCGTACTACTACTTCCAGGAGGGCTGGAACATCTTTGACGGCATCATCGTGAGTCTGAGTCTGATGGAGCTCGGCCTGGCCAACGTGGAAGGCCTGTCCGTGCTCCGCTCCTTCAGACTG CTGAGGGTCTTCAAACTGGCCAAGTCGTGGCCCACCTTGAACATGCTGATTAAGATCATCGGTAACTCGGTGGGCGCTCTGGGGAACCTGACGCTGGTGCTCGCCatcatcgtcttcatcttcgCCGTGGTGGGCATGCAGCTGTTTGGAAAGAGCTACAAGGAGTTTGTGTGCAACATCTCCGAGGACTGCAAGCTGCCGCGCTGGCACATGCACGACTTCTTCCACTCCTTCCTCATCGTGTTCCGGGTGCTGTGTGGAGAGTGGATCGAGACCATGTGGGACTGCATGGAGGTGGCCGGGCAGACCATGTGCCTGATCGTCTTCATGATGGTCATGGTCATTGGAAACCTCGTG GTCCTGAACCTGTTCCTGGCTCTCCTCCTGAGCTCGTTCAGCGCCGACAACCTGGCGGCCACTGACGACGACAGCGAGATGAACAACCTGCAGATCGCCGTGGGCCGCATCCAGCGTGGCTTCGCCTTCATCAAGTCCGTGGTGCGGCAGTTCCTCCAGAGCCACTGCTTCGGGGGGGGCAGCAAGGGATCGGGTCTGGCCGAGGAGAGCAAAACCCTGGACGACCTGCACAGCAACGGCAAAGGCAACTGCATCTCCAATCACACCGGGTCGCTGGAGATCACCAAGGAGCCCAGCCGGGTGTACATGACGGAGGGCAACGGGCGgccagggggggggctggtggtcGGGCTCAGGGACACGGCGGTGAAGTACCCCATGGAGGAATGTGACTACATGTCCTTTATCCACAACCCCAGCCTCACGGTCACCGTGCCCATCGCTGTGGGCGAGTCGGACTTTGAGAACCTGAACACGGAAGATTTCAGCAGCGACTCGTCGGACATGGAGGGCAGCAAGGAG AAGCTCGACCCAGAGCCCAAGGGTCTGAGCTCATCGGAGGGTAGCACGGTTGATATCCGGCCCCCGGGAGACGGGGTAGACTCGGTGGAGCTGGAGCCGGAGGAGTCTATGGACCCGGAGGCCTGCTTCACAGAGG GCTGTGTGAGCAGGTTCCAGTGCTGCCAGATCGACGAGGAGAACGACAATTATAAGACCTGGTGGAATCTGAGGAAGACTTGCTTCATCATAGTGGAGCACAACTGGTTTGAGTCCTTCATCATATTTATGATCCTGCTCAGCAGTGGGGCGCTG GCGTTCGAGGACATTTACATCGAGCAGCGGCGGACCATCAAGACGATGCTGGAGTACTCGGACAAGGTCTTTACTTACGTCTTCATCCTGGAAATGCTGCTGAAGTGGGTGGCGTACGGCTTCGTCAAGTACTTCACCAACGCCTGGTGCTGGCTCGACTTCATCATCGTGGAC GTGTCCCTGGTGAGCCTGGTAGCCAACGCTATGGGCTACTCCGAGCTCACCGCTATCAAATCTCTGAGGACGCTCCGAGCCCTCCGGCCCCTGAGGGCGCTGTCTCGGTTTGAGGGCATGAGG GTCGTGGTGAACGCGCTGCTGGGCGCCATCCCCTCCATCATGAACGTGCTGCTGGTCTGCCTCATCTTCTGGCTCATCTTCAGCATCATGGGCGTCAACCTGTTTGCGGGGAAGTACTACTACTGCGTCAACACCACCTCGGACGAGGTCTTCCCCATCCACATCGTCAACAACAAGACGGAGTGCCTGAACCTGCTCAACGACAGCGGCCGCTGGAAGAACGTCAAAATCAACTTTGACAACGTGGGGGCCGGGTACCTGGCTCTGCTGCAAGTG GCAACGTTTAAGGGTTGGATGGACATCATGTACGCAGCCGTGGACTCTCGAGAC GTGGAAGATCAGCCCAAATATGAAGTGAACCTCTACATGTACCTCtactttgtcatcttcatcatcttcggCTCCTTCTTCACCCTCAACCTGTTCATTGGTGTCATCATCGACAACTTCAACCAGCAGAAGAAAAAG TTTGGAGGTCAGGACATTTTCATGACTGAAGAACAGAAGAAGTACTACAACGCCATGAAGAAGCTGGGCTCCAAGAAACCACAGAAACCGATCCCTCGACCGGCG aACGCCTTCCAAGGCTGCGTGTTCGACTGCATCACCAAGCAGGCGTTCGACATCGTCATCATGATCCTCATCTGCCTCAACATGGTGACCATGATGGTGGAGACCGACGACCAGACGAAGGAGATGGACGACATCCTCTACCGGATCAACATggtcttcatcatcctcttcaccACGGAGAGCGTGCTCAAGATGATCTCCCTGCGTCACTACTACTTCACGATTGGCTGGAACATCTTTGACTTTGTGGTGGTGATCCTGTCCATCGTGG GAATGTTTTTATCCGAAGTTATCGAGAAATACTTTGTGTCCCCAACGCTGTTCCGAGTGATCCGTCTGGCCCGGATAGGACGCATCCTCCGTCTCATCAAAGGCGCCAAAGGCATCCGGACGCTGCTCTTCgccctgatgatgtcactcccCGCCCTGTTCAACATcggactcctcctcttcctcgtcatGTTCATCTACGCCATCTTCGGGATGTCCAACTTCGCCTACGTCAAGCGTGAATCAGGAATCGACGACATGTTCAATTTCGAGACCTTCGGGAACAGTATGATCTGTTTGTTCCAGATCACCACCTCGGGGGGGTGGGACAGCCTCCTGGCGCCCATCCTGAACAAGCGGGAGCCCGACTGCGACAGCCGCATGGAGCACCCGGGCAACTCGTACAGAGGCAACTGCGGCAACCCGTCGGTGGCCATCTTCTTCTTCGTCAGCTACATCATTATCTGCTTTCTCATCGTGGTCAACATGTACATCGCCGTCATCCTGGAGAACTTCAGCGTGGCCACGGAGGAGAGCGCCGAGCCGCTGAGCGAGGACGACTTCGAGATGTTCTACGAGGTGTGGGAGCGCTTCGACCCGGGCGCCACTCAGTTCATGGAGTACAGCAAGCTGTCCGACTTTGCCGACGCTCTCGACCCGCCGCTGCGCATGCCCAAGCCCAACATGATCCACCTCATCTCCATGGACCTGCCGATGGTGAGCGGCGAGCGCATCCACTGCCTGGACATCCTGTTCGCCTTCACCAAGCGCGTGCTGGGCGAAGGCGGCGAGATGGACGTGTTGCGCGGGCAGATGGAGGAGCGCTTCATGGCCTCCAACCCCTCCAAGGTGTCGTACGAGCCCATCACCACCACGCTGCGGCGCAAACAAGAGGACATGTCGGCCGTCATCATCCAGAGATCCTTCCGCCGCTACATGATCTGCCTGGCCATGAAGAAGGCGTCCACCCTCTAcaaggagaagctgaaggagggCGTCCGCGACCCCGACAAGGACGTGATGGTCATCGGCAAGTTCCCGGAGAACTCCACCTCGGACAAAACGGACATGACGCCGTCCAcggcctcccccccctcctacAACAGCGTGACGAAATCGGACAAGGACAAATACGAGAAGGAGAAcagggagaaggaaaacaaaggaaaagaCTCGAAAGAACGAAAGaaatag
- the scn1lab gene encoding sodium channel, voltage-gated, type I like, alpha b isoform X1 codes for MAQLLVPPGPDSFLPFVPESLVAIERRIAEEEARRPRADRRSDSDDDNGPKPNSDLEAGKSLPFIYGDTPSHLVSTPLEDLDTFYGNQKTFIVLNRGKAIFRFNATPALYILSPFNPLRRIAIRVLVHALFSILIMFTILTNCAFMTLSNPPEWAKNVEYTFTGIYTFESLIKILARGFCLGKFTFLRDPWNWLDFSVILMAYITEFVNLGNVSALRTFRVLRALKTISVIPGLKTIVGALIQSVKKLSDVMILTVFCLSVFALIGLQLFMGNLRQKCVRYPFTGNATNGSNVTSDEDMFIDGDSLMDINTTLVQNATENPFNWTEYISDPENYYYLPGRRDALLCGNGSGAGLCPEGFTCMKAGRNPDYGYTSFDTFSWAFLSLFRLMTQDYWENLYQQTLRAAGKPYMIFFVLVIFLGSFYLVNLILAVVAMAYDEQNQATIEEAQQKEEEFQAMLEQLKRQQEEAQVAAAAATESGEYGGRGGPTSESSSGTSKLSSKSAKERRNRRKKRKQREEEEERGVRKFHKSESEDSIKRSSFRFSVDANRLSYEKRCSSPNQSLLSIRGSLLSPRRNSRASLFSFRGRARDMGSENDFADDEHSTFEESDSRRGSLFLPRRLERRCSAVSQTSLGAPRVTLPANGKMHCAVDCNGVVSLVGGTSVTTSPVGLLLPEGTTTDTELKKRRFHQPSMDYLDEPVGRQRAMSVASILTNTMEELEESRQKCPPCWYRFANTCLIWDCYPEWLKIKEVVNMVVMDPFVDLAITICIVLNTLFMAMEHYPMTKEFNTVLSVGNLVFTGIFTAEMCFKIIALDPYYYFQEGWNIFDGIIVSLSLMELGLANVEGLSVLRSFRLLRVFKLAKSWPTLNMLIKIIGNSVGALGNLTLVLAIIVFIFAVVGMQLFGKSYKEFVCNISEDCKLPRWHMHDFFHSFLIVFRVLCGEWIETMWDCMEVAGQTMCLIVFMMVMVIGNLVVLNLFLALLLSSFSADNLAATDDDSEMNNLQIAVGRIQRGFAFIKSVVRQFLQSHCFGGGSKGSGLAEESKTLDDLHSNGKGNCISNHTGSLEITKEPSRVYMTEGNGRPGGGLVVGLRDTAVKYPMEECDYMSFIHNPSLTVTVPIAVGESDFENLNTEDFSSDSSDMEGSKEKLDPEPKGLSSSEGSTVDIRPPGDGVDSVELEPEESMDPEACFTEGCVSRFQCCQIDEENDNYKTWWNLRKTCFIIVEHNWFESFIIFMILLSSGALAFEDIYIEQRRTIKTMLEYSDKVFTYVFILEMLLKWVAYGFVKYFTNAWCWLDFIIVDVSLVSLVANAMGYSELTAIKSLRTLRALRPLRALSRFEGMRVVVNALLGAIPSIMNVLLVCLIFWLIFSIMGVNLFAGKYYYCVNTTSDEVFPIHIVNNKTECLNLLNDSGRWKNVKINFDNVGAGYLALLQVATFKGWMDIMYAAVDSRDVEDQPKYEVNLYMYLYFVIFIIFGSFFTLNLFIGVIIDNFNQQKKKFGGQDIFMTEEQKKYYNAMKKLGSKKPQKPIPRPANAFQGCVFDCITKQAFDIVIMILICLNMVTMMVETDDQTKEMDDILYRINMVFIILFTTESVLKMISLRHYYFTIGWNIFDFVVVILSIVGMFLSEVIEKYFVSPTLFRVIRLARIGRILRLIKGAKGIRTLLFALMMSLPALFNIGLLLFLVMFIYAIFGMSNFAYVKRESGIDDMFNFETFGNSMICLFQITTSGGWDSLLAPILNKREPDCDSRMEHPGNSYRGNCGNPSVAIFFFVSYIIICFLIVVNMYIAVILENFSVATEESAEPLSEDDFEMFYEVWERFDPGATQFMEYSKLSDFADALDPPLRMPKPNMIHLISMDLPMVSGERIHCLDILFAFTKRVLGEGGEMDVLRGQMEERFMASNPSKVSYEPITTTLRRKQEDMSAVIIQRSFRRYMICLAMKKASTLYKEKLKEGVRDPDKDVMVIGKFPENSTSDKTDMTPSTASPPSYNSVTKSDKDKYEKENREKENKGKDSKERKK; via the exons TTATCAAAATCCTGGCCAGGGGCTTCTGTCTGGGGAAGTTCACTTTCCTGCGGGACCCGTGGAACTGGCTGGATTTCAGTGTTATCCTCATGGC GTATATAACAGAGTTTGTAAACCTAGGCAATGTTTCCGCTCTGCGCACATTCAGAGTATTGCGAGCGTTGAAAACTATCTCAGTAATACCAG GCCTGAAGACCATCGTGGGCGCCCTGATCCAGTCGGTGAAGAAGCTGTCGGACGTGATGATCCTCACCGTGTTCTGCCTCAGCGTCTTCGCCCTCATCGGCCTGCAGCTCTTCATGGGCAACCTGAGGCAGAAGTGCGTGCGTTACCCGTTCACCGGCAACGCCACCAACGGCAGCAACGTGACCAGCGACGAGGACATGTTCATCGACGGCGACTCCCTGATGGACATCAACACCACGTTGGTGCAGAACGCCACCGAGAATCCCTTCAACTGGACGGAGTACATCAGCGACCCGG aGAATTACTATTACCTCCCCGGCCGCAGGGATGCTCTGCTCTGTGGGAACGGCAGCGGTGCTGG GCTCTGCCCAGAGGGTTTCACGTGTATGAAAGCAGGTCGGAATCCAGATTACGGCTACACCAGCTTCGACACCTTCAGCTGggccttcctctctctgttccgCCTCATGACCCAGGACTACTGGGAAAACCTCTACCAGCAG ACTCTGCGTGCTGCAGGGAAACCCTACATGATCTTCTTCGTGCTGGTGATCTTCCTGGGCTCCTTCTACCTGGTCAACCTGATCCTTGCCGTGGTGGCCATGGCGTACGACGAGCAGAACCAGGCGACCATCGAGGAGGCgcagcagaaggaggaggagttccAGGCCATGCTGGAGCAACTGAagagacagcaggaggaggcacAG GTTGCCGCGGCAGCCGCCACAGAGAGCGGCGAGTACGGCGGGCGGGGGGGCCCCACCTCCGAGTCCTCCTCGGGGACGTCGAAGCTGAGCTCCAAGAGCGCCAAGGAGCGACGCAACAGgcggaagaagaggaagcagagggaggaggaggaggagaggggggtgcGCAAGTTCCACAAGTCGGAGTCCGAGGACAGCATCAAGCGCTCCAGCTTCCGCTTCTCTGTGGACGCCAACCGCCTCTCCTATGAGAAGAGATGCTCCTCGCCCAACCAG tctctgctCAGTATCCGCGGGTCCCTGCTGTCTCCTCGGAGGAACAGCCGCGCCAGCCTCTTCAGCTTCCGCGGCCGGGCGCGCGACATGGGCTCGGAGAACGACTTCGCCGACGACGAGCACAGCACCTTCGAGGAGAGCGACAGCCGCCGCGGCTCCCTGTTCCTGCCGCGCCGCCTCGAGCGCCGCTGCAGCGCCGTCAGCCAGACGAGCCTCGGGGCGCCGCGGGTCACGCTGCCCGCCAACGGGAAGATGCACTGCGCCGTGGACTGCAACGGCGTGGTGTCGCTGGTCGGTGGAACGTCGGTAACAACCTCTCCTGTAGGTCTCCTGCTGCCTGAG ggaACAACGACAGACACTGAGTTGAAGAAACGCAGATTTCACCAGCCGTCCATGGATTATCTGGATGAGCCGGTGGGTCGGCAGCGAGCCATGAGTGTGGCCAGTATCCTCACCAACACCATGGAAG AGCTTGAAGAGTCGAGACAGAAGTGCCCCCCCTGCTGGTATCGATTTGCCAACACCTGTCTGATCTGGGATTGTTATCCGGAGTGGCTGAAAATCAAGGAGGTGGTCAACATGGTGGTCATGGACCCATTCGTGGATCTGGCCATCACCATCTGCATCGTGCTCAACACCCTGTTCATGGCCATGGAGCATTACCCCATGACCAAGGAATTCAACACCGTGCTCTCGGTTGGAAACCTG GTGTTTACAGGCATCTTCACAGCGGAGATGTGCTTCAAGATCATCGCCCTGGATCCGTACTACTACTTCCAGGAGGGCTGGAACATCTTTGACGGCATCATCGTGAGTCTGAGTCTGATGGAGCTCGGCCTGGCCAACGTGGAAGGCCTGTCCGTGCTCCGCTCCTTCAGACTG CTGAGGGTCTTCAAACTGGCCAAGTCGTGGCCCACCTTGAACATGCTGATTAAGATCATCGGTAACTCGGTGGGCGCTCTGGGGAACCTGACGCTGGTGCTCGCCatcatcgtcttcatcttcgCCGTGGTGGGCATGCAGCTGTTTGGAAAGAGCTACAAGGAGTTTGTGTGCAACATCTCCGAGGACTGCAAGCTGCCGCGCTGGCACATGCACGACTTCTTCCACTCCTTCCTCATCGTGTTCCGGGTGCTGTGTGGAGAGTGGATCGAGACCATGTGGGACTGCATGGAGGTGGCCGGGCAGACCATGTGCCTGATCGTCTTCATGATGGTCATGGTCATTGGAAACCTCGTG GTCCTGAACCTGTTCCTGGCTCTCCTCCTGAGCTCGTTCAGCGCCGACAACCTGGCGGCCACTGACGACGACAGCGAGATGAACAACCTGCAGATCGCCGTGGGCCGCATCCAGCGTGGCTTCGCCTTCATCAAGTCCGTGGTGCGGCAGTTCCTCCAGAGCCACTGCTTCGGGGGGGGCAGCAAGGGATCGGGTCTGGCCGAGGAGAGCAAAACCCTGGACGACCTGCACAGCAACGGCAAAGGCAACTGCATCTCCAATCACACCGGGTCGCTGGAGATCACCAAGGAGCCCAGCCGGGTGTACATGACGGAGGGCAACGGGCGgccagggggggggctggtggtcGGGCTCAGGGACACGGCGGTGAAGTACCCCATGGAGGAATGTGACTACATGTCCTTTATCCACAACCCCAGCCTCACGGTCACCGTGCCCATCGCTGTGGGCGAGTCGGACTTTGAGAACCTGAACACGGAAGATTTCAGCAGCGACTCGTCGGACATGGAGGGCAGCAAGGAG AAGCTCGACCCAGAGCCCAAGGGTCTGAGCTCATCGGAGGGTAGCACGGTTGATATCCGGCCCCCGGGAGACGGGGTAGACTCGGTGGAGCTGGAGCCGGAGGAGTCTATGGACCCGGAGGCCTGCTTCACAGAGG GCTGTGTGAGCAGGTTCCAGTGCTGCCAGATCGACGAGGAGAACGACAATTATAAGACCTGGTGGAATCTGAGGAAGACTTGCTTCATCATAGTGGAGCACAACTGGTTTGAGTCCTTCATCATATTTATGATCCTGCTCAGCAGTGGGGCGCTG GCGTTCGAGGACATTTACATCGAGCAGCGGCGGACCATCAAGACGATGCTGGAGTACTCGGACAAGGTCTTTACTTACGTCTTCATCCTGGAAATGCTGCTGAAGTGGGTGGCGTACGGCTTCGTCAAGTACTTCACCAACGCCTGGTGCTGGCTCGACTTCATCATCGTGGAC GTGTCCCTGGTGAGCCTGGTAGCCAACGCTATGGGCTACTCCGAGCTCACCGCTATCAAATCTCTGAGGACGCTCCGAGCCCTCCGGCCCCTGAGGGCGCTGTCTCGGTTTGAGGGCATGAGG GTCGTGGTGAACGCGCTGCTGGGCGCCATCCCCTCCATCATGAACGTGCTGCTGGTCTGCCTCATCTTCTGGCTCATCTTCAGCATCATGGGCGTCAACCTGTTTGCGGGGAAGTACTACTACTGCGTCAACACCACCTCGGACGAGGTCTTCCCCATCCACATCGTCAACAACAAGACGGAGTGCCTGAACCTGCTCAACGACAGCGGCCGCTGGAAGAACGTCAAAATCAACTTTGACAACGTGGGGGCCGGGTACCTGGCTCTGCTGCAAGTG GCAACGTTTAAGGGTTGGATGGACATCATGTACGCAGCCGTGGACTCTCGAGAC GTGGAAGATCAGCCCAAATATGAAGTGAACCTCTACATGTACCTCtactttgtcatcttcatcatcttcggCTCCTTCTTCACCCTCAACCTGTTCATTGGTGTCATCATCGACAACTTCAACCAGCAGAAGAAAAAG TTTGGAGGTCAGGACATTTTCATGACTGAAGAACAGAAGAAGTACTACAACGCCATGAAGAAGCTGGGCTCCAAGAAACCACAGAAACCGATCCCTCGACCGGCG aACGCCTTCCAAGGCTGCGTGTTCGACTGCATCACCAAGCAGGCGTTCGACATCGTCATCATGATCCTCATCTGCCTCAACATGGTGACCATGATGGTGGAGACCGACGACCAGACGAAGGAGATGGACGACATCCTCTACCGGATCAACATggtcttcatcatcctcttcaccACGGAGAGCGTGCTCAAGATGATCTCCCTGCGTCACTACTACTTCACGATTGGCTGGAACATCTTTGACTTTGTGGTGGTGATCCTGTCCATCGTGG GAATGTTTTTATCCGAAGTTATCGAGAAATACTTTGTGTCCCCAACGCTGTTCCGAGTGATCCGTCTGGCCCGGATAGGACGCATCCTCCGTCTCATCAAAGGCGCCAAAGGCATCCGGACGCTGCTCTTCgccctgatgatgtcactcccCGCCCTGTTCAACATcggactcctcctcttcctcgtcatGTTCATCTACGCCATCTTCGGGATGTCCAACTTCGCCTACGTCAAGCGTGAATCAGGAATCGACGACATGTTCAATTTCGAGACCTTCGGGAACAGTATGATCTGTTTGTTCCAGATCACCACCTCGGGGGGGTGGGACAGCCTCCTGGCGCCCATCCTGAACAAGCGGGAGCCCGACTGCGACAGCCGCATGGAGCACCCGGGCAACTCGTACAGAGGCAACTGCGGCAACCCGTCGGTGGCCATCTTCTTCTTCGTCAGCTACATCATTATCTGCTTTCTCATCGTGGTCAACATGTACATCGCCGTCATCCTGGAGAACTTCAGCGTGGCCACGGAGGAGAGCGCCGAGCCGCTGAGCGAGGACGACTTCGAGATGTTCTACGAGGTGTGGGAGCGCTTCGACCCGGGCGCCACTCAGTTCATGGAGTACAGCAAGCTGTCCGACTTTGCCGACGCTCTCGACCCGCCGCTGCGCATGCCCAAGCCCAACATGATCCACCTCATCTCCATGGACCTGCCGATGGTGAGCGGCGAGCGCATCCACTGCCTGGACATCCTGTTCGCCTTCACCAAGCGCGTGCTGGGCGAAGGCGGCGAGATGGACGTGTTGCGCGGGCAGATGGAGGAGCGCTTCATGGCCTCCAACCCCTCCAAGGTGTCGTACGAGCCCATCACCACCACGCTGCGGCGCAAACAAGAGGACATGTCGGCCGTCATCATCCAGAGATCCTTCCGCCGCTACATGATCTGCCTGGCCATGAAGAAGGCGTCCACCCTCTAcaaggagaagctgaaggagggCGTCCGCGACCCCGACAAGGACGTGATGGTCATCGGCAAGTTCCCGGAGAACTCCACCTCGGACAAAACGGACATGACGCCGTCCAcggcctcccccccctcctacAACAGCGTGACGAAATCGGACAAGGACAAATACGAGAAGGAGAAcagggagaaggaaaacaaaggaaaagaCTCGAAAGAACGAAAGaaatag